One Campylobacter concisus DNA segment encodes these proteins:
- a CDS encoding response regulator transcription factor has protein sequence MTRILMIEDDMELAEILTEYLENYDIEVVTAEEPYIGLSTLNTSKFDLVILDLTLPGMDGLEVCKEIRKNHNIPIIISSARHDITDKVNALDNGADDYLPKPYDPQELLARIKSHLRRQSITPASEARNLNKDLVLKEFEHEILFKGSVLNLTAAEYDILKYLLLKEGGAVTREELIYNCESINEDSSNKSIDVIIGRIRQKLNENPKEPKYIHAIRGIGYKLVL, from the coding sequence ATGACTAGAATTTTAATGATAGAAGATGATATGGAGCTTGCTGAAATTTTAACCGAATATCTAGAAAACTATGATATTGAAGTAGTGACTGCCGAAGAGCCATATATCGGACTATCTACGCTAAATACAAGTAAATTTGACCTAGTTATACTAGATCTTACATTGCCTGGTATGGATGGATTAGAAGTTTGTAAAGAGATCAGGAAAAACCACAATATTCCTATTATCATATCAAGTGCAAGACATGATATAACAGATAAGGTAAATGCTCTTGATAACGGAGCAGATGATTATTTGCCAAAGCCATATGACCCACAAGAGCTTTTGGCTCGTATCAAAAGTCATCTAAGAAGGCAGAGTATCACCCCGGCAAGTGAGGCGAGAAATTTAAATAAAGACCTAGTTTTAAAAGAATTTGAACATGAAATTTTATTTAAAGGCAGCGTCTTAAATTTAACTGCCGCAGAATACGACATCTTAAAATATCTACTTTTAAAAGAGGGCGGAGCGGTTACTAGAGAGGAGCTTATCTATAACTGTGAGAGCATAAACGAAGATAGCTCAAATAAAAGTATTGACGTCATCATCGGCAGGATTCGCCAAAAACTAAATGAAAATCCAAAAGAGCCAAAGTATATCCACGCTATCCGTGGTATCGGCTATAAATTGGTTCTTTGA
- a CDS encoding ArsS family sensor histidine kinase, which yields MPRSSIFITITFIFALALVSIFLAFLWLMGFDKQNYTRELNNKYSNVARTNLFYMGGIINKTQYDRQLSNIDMPEIKDEKKKDEILKQATVLEEISSDLGSSAILLYDKHHYLRIEHLDELKLLMDKEFQPYRYEVIKAVFLVVAVILLGAYIFVIYKIKPLRKLKRQIVKFANGELEGVQNVGNGKDEISEVSEAFYEAVCQIKALNDSRHLFLRNIMHELKTPITKGLIAAQMIEKSKNQERLISVFHKLENLINELAAIEQITSKIGLNNKTPCLMRDLIDEAIDIAMVEKECVGISELDEVRVLVDFKLFSVAIKNMIDNGIKYSTDKHVNIIVNKEHMKFITQGEKLKNDLDFYIQPFIKGEDAQKSFGLGLYIVSNILDAHGLKFRYEYKNGMNVFVFENLQDIII from the coding sequence ATGCCAAGATCGTCTATTTTTATAACCATAACTTTTATCTTTGCCCTTGCGCTCGTTTCGATATTTCTAGCTTTTTTATGGCTCATGGGCTTTGATAAGCAAAACTATACAAGAGAGCTAAATAACAAATATTCAAACGTTGCTAGGACAAATTTATTTTACATGGGTGGCATCATAAATAAAACTCAGTATGACCGCCAGCTTTCAAACATCGATATGCCAGAGATCAAAGATGAGAAGAAAAAAGATGAAATTTTAAAGCAAGCGACCGTTTTAGAAGAAATTTCAAGTGATCTAGGCTCAAGTGCGATCTTGCTTTATGACAAGCACCACTACTTAAGGATTGAGCATTTAGATGAACTAAAACTTTTAATGGATAAAGAATTTCAGCCTTACAGATACGAGGTGATAAAGGCTGTCTTTTTGGTTGTCGCGGTCATTTTACTAGGTGCTTACATTTTTGTTATCTATAAGATAAAACCACTTAGAAAGCTAAAGCGCCAGATCGTAAAATTTGCAAATGGTGAGCTTGAAGGTGTGCAAAACGTTGGCAATGGCAAGGATGAAATTTCTGAAGTTTCAGAGGCATTTTATGAGGCAGTTTGTCAGATTAAGGCACTTAATGACTCAAGGCATCTTTTTTTAAGAAATATAATGCACGAGCTAAAAACTCCTATCACGAAAGGGCTGATAGCTGCTCAAATGATAGAAAAAAGTAAAAATCAAGAGAGACTAATCTCTGTCTTCCACAAACTTGAGAATTTGATAAACGAGCTTGCTGCGATCGAGCAGATAACATCAAAAATCGGACTTAACAATAAAACACCTTGTCTTATGAGAGATCTTATCGATGAGGCAATCGATATAGCCATGGTTGAAAAAGAGTGTGTTGGTATCAGTGAGCTTGATGAGGTTAGGGTGCTTGTTGATTTCAAGCTATTTTCAGTCGCTATAAAAAATATGATAGACAATGGTATAAAATACTCAACTGATAAGCATGTAAATATCATCGTCAATAAAGAACATATGAAATTTATAACTCAAGGTGAGAAGCTAAAAAATGACCTTGATTTTTATATCCAGCCATTTATTAAAGGAGAGGATGCGCAAAAAAGTTTTGGTCTTGGTTTATATATAGTTAGCAATATACTTGATGCGCATGGGCTCAAATTTAGATATGAATATAAAAACGGAATGAATGTCTTTGTTTTTGAAAATTTACAAGATATAATAATTTAA
- a CDS encoding pyridoxal-5'-phosphate-dependent protein — translation MAAKIFSPVDILSIIDLEIALIKRYKNVKDYAKNLSLIYFSLPSTKEYSELFEKFLRQTDVVVRENEHYVVVLHGTNERGASELLSGIQEFLNAEPIDLIVSYPKDGRNAKELTTKLQDEIKDNYGVLLEMLSNQEKFEAFESMI, via the coding sequence ATGGCAGCAAAAATTTTCTCACCAGTTGATATTTTATCAATAATAGATCTTGAGATAGCTTTGATCAAACGCTATAAAAATGTAAAAGATTATGCAAAAAATTTATCTTTGATATATTTTTCTTTGCCAAGCACCAAAGAGTATAGTGAACTATTTGAAAAATTTTTAAGACAAACTGATGTTGTTGTAAGAGAAAATGAGCATTATGTGGTTGTACTTCATGGAACAAATGAAAGAGGAGCTAGTGAACTATTATCGGGTATTCAGGAGTTTTTAAACGCTGAGCCAATTGATTTGATAGTAAGCTATCCAAAAGACGGAAGAAACGCTAAAGAGCTTACTACTAAGCTTCAAGATGAGATAAAAGACAATTACGGTGTATTGCTTGAAATGCTTTCAAATCAAGAAAAATTTGAAGCTTTTGAAAGCATGATTTAA
- a CDS encoding O-acetylhomoserine aminocarboxypropyltransferase/cysteine synthase family protein encodes MRQETAAIHVGYDTNEGFGTMAVPIFQSTAYDFGSAETAAARFDLKDGGHIYTRLGNPTTDIFEKRVAALEGGAAAIATASGQSALFYSIINLAQAGDNIIIAKKIYGGTTVLFTHTLKRFGIEARVFDSDTADDLEALIDEKTRAIFFETLSNPQISIPNIEKIVEIANKYGIISITDNTVPTPIIFQPLRHGVDVCVHSASKYMSGQGLSLAGVVVSANHLNEKLKGNKRYEHFNVPDASYHDIVYADMTDRFDIYTLRMRLAIVRDIGAVISPFNSWQLIQGLETLAVRVERHSQNALKVAKFLNSHKHIKSVAYPGLADNVDHAKAQKYFKDGMANGLFCFETDSFERAKKMLERVKLFKIVVNIGDTKSLITHPASTTHQQLSSEELIKAGITKELIRVSIGLENAEDLIADLAQALE; translated from the coding sequence ATGAGGCAAGAAACCGCTGCGATCCACGTAGGCTACGACACAAACGAGGGCTTTGGCACGATGGCTGTGCCTATTTTTCAAAGCACAGCTTACGACTTTGGAAGTGCCGAGACCGCGGCTGCTAGGTTTGATCTAAAAGATGGCGGCCACATCTACACAAGACTTGGCAATCCAACGACAGATATCTTTGAAAAAAGGGTTGCCGCACTTGAAGGCGGAGCCGCTGCGATAGCGACTGCAAGCGGTCAGTCAGCTTTGTTTTACAGCATCATAAATTTAGCCCAAGCAGGTGATAATATCATCATCGCTAAGAAAATTTATGGCGGCACGACGGTGCTTTTTACACACACGCTAAAAAGATTTGGCATAGAGGCTAGAGTCTTTGACAGCGACACTGCTGATGATCTGGAGGCTTTGATAGATGAAAAAACTAGGGCTATATTTTTTGAAACGCTTTCAAATCCGCAAATTTCTATCCCAAATATCGAGAAAATCGTAGAAATCGCAAACAAATATGGCATCATCAGCATAACCGACAACACCGTGCCAACGCCTATCATCTTTCAGCCGCTTCGCCACGGCGTCGACGTTTGCGTGCATAGCGCTAGCAAATATATGAGCGGTCAGGGTCTTAGCCTAGCAGGTGTAGTCGTAAGCGCAAATCACCTAAACGAAAAGCTAAAAGGCAACAAGAGATATGAGCATTTTAATGTGCCAGACGCGAGCTATCACGACATCGTCTATGCTGATATGACGGATCGTTTTGATATCTATACGCTAAGAATGAGGCTTGCTATCGTGCGCGATATCGGTGCTGTGATCTCTCCGTTTAACTCTTGGCAGCTTATACAAGGGCTTGAAACGCTTGCTGTTAGAGTTGAAAGACACTCGCAAAACGCGCTAAAAGTGGCTAAATTTCTAAACTCTCACAAGCATATAAAAAGTGTGGCATACCCAGGGCTTGCCGATAACGTAGATCACGCAAAAGCGCAAAAATACTTTAAAGATGGCATGGCAAATGGGCTATTTTGCTTTGAGACTGATAGCTTCGAGCGTGCAAAAAAGATGCTAGAGCGCGTAAAACTCTTTAAGATCGTAGTAAATATCGGCGATACAAAGTCGCTCATCACACACCCAGCATCAACGACTCATCAGCAGCTAAGCAGTGAAGAGCTTATAAAAGCTGGTATCACAAAAGAGCTAATAAGAGTTAGCATAGGGCTTGAAAACGCTGAGGATCTAATAGCCGATCTGGCTCAAGCCTTAGAATAA
- a CDS encoding HAD family hydrolase: MKVVIFDMDGTVIDSGEAIYKTVNEVRGELNLAPLDKEFIIKVINEPGRNLALEFYGIDTPSRSLKEGFEEKFKKFYDECATTYEGVKELLQKCKEAHYKVVLASNAPHDTLEKILKKNEIYELFDEVIGASKEIPQKPDPAMLHLAVSKTGASKAIFIGDSLKDELAAKNANMPYVQVSWGFGEESKTATYNAKNVSEAWEIILNF, translated from the coding sequence TTGAAAGTAGTTATTTTTGATATGGACGGCACGGTGATCGATAGCGGCGAGGCGATATATAAAACGGTAAATGAAGTAAGGGGTGAGCTAAATTTAGCGCCACTTGATAAGGAATTTATCATAAAAGTGATCAATGAGCCAGGTAGAAATTTGGCCCTTGAATTTTACGGCATCGACACGCCAAGCAGGAGCTTAAAAGAGGGTTTTGAAGAGAAATTTAAGAAATTTTACGATGAGTGCGCGACTACATATGAGGGCGTAAAAGAGCTTTTGCAAAAGTGCAAAGAGGCTCATTACAAGGTTGTTTTGGCAAGCAACGCGCCACATGATACGTTAGAGAAAATTTTAAAGAAAAATGAAATTTATGAGCTATTTGACGAGGTTATCGGCGCTAGCAAAGAGATACCGCAAAAGCCTGATCCTGCGATGCTTCATCTAGCTGTTAGTAAAACTGGAGCTAGCAAAGCGATCTTTATTGGAGATAGCCTAAAAGACGAGCTAGCAGCTAAAAATGCAAATATGCCTTATGTACAAGTTAGTTGGGGATTTGGTGAGGAGAGTAAAACTGCGACCTATAACGCTAAAAATGTTAGCGAGGCTTGGGAGATAATATTAAATTTTTAA
- a CDS encoding DUF2018 family protein — MIDIFEGSARDKFYDILFNANAVLVKNEIDKIFEKFVAMSELCEKYGIDEDEIRNFIVSEQDKIYNGVNDLYIELSGEILSQNE, encoded by the coding sequence ATGATAGATATATTTGAGGGCAGTGCTAGGGATAAATTTTATGACATTTTGTTTAACGCAAATGCCGTTTTGGTTAAAAATGAGATAGATAAAATTTTTGAGAAATTTGTGGCTATGAGCGAGCTTTGCGAAAAGTATGGCATTGATGAGGATGAGATCAGAAATTTTATAGTCTCAGAGCAAGATAAAATTTATAACGGAGTAAATGACCTATATATCGAGCTTAGCGGAGAAATTTTAAGCCAAAATGAGTAG
- a CDS encoding polyprenyl synthetase family protein, with translation MDKIDEIMGKFISELGYKEAFEMFLKISSGKKLRSKLLLKIAGESEISLKLCAIIELIHLASLLHDDVIDEANIRRGKPSINVLFGSKNSVMLGDILYSKAYFELTKFDPSIAAIISDAVSKLSIGEMMDVKMAENFNENEQEYLKMIYYKTAVLIEATAICGAKLAGKDSEKFGLYGKNLGLAFQIVDDILDITQDEKTLGKPALNDFVEGKTTLPYIYLYKSLDEAGKTKLRSLWSKKLNAGEISWLKENFDKTSSVSKAISEAKRLGTEAIEAIKEYKNAELEGIIKSMIDREF, from the coding sequence ATGGATAAAATCGATGAAATAATGGGTAAATTTATAAGCGAGCTTGGCTACAAAGAGGCGTTTGAGATGTTTTTAAAGATAAGCTCAGGCAAAAAGCTTCGCTCAAAACTTCTTTTAAAAATCGCGGGCGAGAGCGAAATTTCTCTTAAACTTTGCGCTATCATCGAACTTATCCACCTTGCAAGCTTACTTCATGACGACGTCATAGATGAGGCAAATATAAGGCGTGGCAAGCCAAGTATAAACGTACTTTTTGGCAGTAAAAACTCAGTCATGCTAGGCGACATCCTCTACTCAAAGGCTTATTTTGAGCTTACAAAATTTGATCCAAGCATCGCAGCTATCATCTCAGACGCGGTCAGCAAGCTAAGCATCGGCGAGATGATGGATGTAAAAATGGCTGAAAATTTTAATGAAAACGAGCAAGAATATTTAAAAATGATCTACTATAAAACAGCTGTTTTGATAGAAGCCACGGCTATTTGCGGGGCAAAGCTAGCTGGCAAAGATAGCGAGAAATTTGGACTTTATGGCAAAAATTTAGGTCTTGCATTTCAGATCGTTGATGATATATTAGACATAACTCAAGATGAAAAAACGCTTGGCAAACCAGCGCTTAACGACTTTGTCGAGGGCAAAACGACACTCCCTTACATATATCTTTATAAGAGCTTAGACGAAGCTGGTAAGACAAAGCTTAGATCGCTTTGGTCAAAGAAGCTAAACGCGGGCGAAATTTCATGGCTAAAAGAAAATTTTGATAAAACTAGCTCGGTTAGCAAAGCTATAAGCGAGGCAAAAAGGCTTGGGACTGAAGCGATAGAAGCGATAAAAGAGTATAAAAACGCCGAGCTTGAAGGGATCATAAAAAGCATGATAGATAGGGAATTTTGA
- the hemA gene encoding glutamyl-tRNA reductase: MHYLDISFTYKNTDISVREKLAFDSDEKKEQILKLLRSNKSINECMVLNTCNRVEIIASVSDLESATTHAFRCMSVFSGVFEDELYERADIYEDSGAVHHLFAVASSLDSLVVGETQIVGQLKNAFKFAYDSSACGEQISKIIHYACKCAAKVRNETQISKNPISVSSVAVAKAKEIFGTLEGKTAIVVGAGEMGELAAKHLISSGAEVIIINRSSERVEQLVDSLGDNASWDSILKLKEYVNNYDLIFSSTAAPHAIITNAIIEPREFHRYFFDIAVPRDIDLINTEFISVYTVDSLEEIVRKNLALREEQAQKAYSIVGQGTSEFLKILKEDMSVPLIKSIRKQAEICAKNELEKAIKKGYLKHSDYEEAQKLIHQVFKAFLHQPTMKLKSLADEERSSELSNGVRFLFDIKEEQNFQVGDIDEI, encoded by the coding sequence ATGCACTATTTAGATATAAGTTTTACATATAAAAATACTGATATTTCAGTTAGAGAAAAGCTTGCATTTGATAGTGATGAGAAAAAAGAGCAAATTTTAAAACTACTAAGATCAAACAAAAGTATAAACGAATGTATGGTTTTAAATACATGCAACCGCGTCGAGATAATTGCAAGCGTTAGTGATTTAGAAAGTGCAACGACGCATGCATTTAGGTGCATGTCTGTATTTTCAGGTGTTTTTGAAGATGAGCTTTATGAAAGGGCTGATATTTATGAAGATAGCGGAGCCGTGCACCACCTCTTTGCCGTGGCAAGCTCGCTTGATAGCCTAGTTGTTGGCGAAACACAGATCGTAGGACAGCTAAAAAATGCCTTTAAATTTGCCTATGATAGCTCAGCTTGTGGCGAACAGATTAGTAAGATTATCCATTATGCATGCAAATGTGCTGCTAAAGTCAGAAACGAAACCCAAATCTCTAAAAATCCAATCTCAGTTTCAAGCGTGGCTGTGGCAAAAGCAAAAGAAATTTTTGGCACGCTTGAAGGAAAAACTGCTATCGTCGTAGGAGCTGGCGAGATGGGCGAGCTAGCAGCAAAACACCTAATCTCAAGTGGTGCAGAAGTCATCATCATAAACAGAAGCTCCGAGCGTGTTGAGCAGCTAGTTGATAGTCTAGGGGACAACGCTAGCTGGGATAGCATTTTAAAATTAAAAGAGTATGTAAATAATTACGATCTGATATTTTCAAGCACCGCGGCCCCGCACGCTATCATCACAAACGCCATAATCGAACCAAGAGAATTTCACAGATACTTTTTTGATATTGCCGTACCAAGGGACATTGATCTTATAAATACAGAATTTATTAGTGTCTATACGGTCGATAGTTTAGAGGAGATAGTAAGGAAAAATTTAGCCCTAAGAGAGGAGCAAGCACAAAAAGCTTATTCGATTGTAGGTCAAGGCACAAGCGAATTTTTAAAAATTTTAAAAGAAGATATGAGTGTGCCACTCATAAAATCGATCCGCAAACAAGCTGAAATTTGCGCTAAAAACGAGCTAGAAAAAGCGATAAAAAAAGGATATTTAAAGCATAGTGATTATGAGGAGGCACAAAAGCTCATTCATCAAGTTTTTAAAGCATTTTTGCACCAGCCAACGATGAAGCTAAAAAGCCTTGCGGACGAGGAGAGATCTAGCGAGCTCTCAAATGGAGTTAGATTTTTATTTGATATAAAAGAAGAGCAAAATTTTCAAGTGGGAGATATAGATGAGATTTAG
- a CDS encoding proline--tRNA ligase, with protein sequence MRFSKFYAPTTKEAPKDASLPSHKFLIRGGFVEQIGSGLYNYLPLGKIMHEKISRIAREEMDEAGALEVSFSVVTSGELWKQSGRYNVFGKELLRFKDRKENDFVISPTNEEAAVALVRGKVTSYKQLPLNLYQINTKFRDEARPRFGLLRGREFTMKDAYSFHSSKEDLKREFDLMEATYSKIFTRLGLNFRAVEADSGAIGGSGSKEFMVLASNGEDDILCCEACRYAANVEAARRKPRVSETEAPEADAAKFLTPNAKTIKDVAEFFKISEFYCIKAVMKKAIYEDKEEVVVFFVRGDDELQETKAQNACKALELVDASEEEIIKAGLVAGFCGPVGLKDVKFFIDNELKGANNMICGANEKDYHFVGVSVSGFNEERFKDLVKVKEGDKCPECGGNLKLSKGIEVGHIFQLGDKYSAAMNATYLDENGKAKPFLMGCYGIGISRLIAVMIEASHDEKGCIWKKECAPFDVEIIISNLKDEEGVKFAFELYESLKKAGVSVIIDDRNERFGVKMNDFELIGFPYALLVGKEFANGKVEFITRDGLSKEAIGANDAFRKIKESL encoded by the coding sequence ATGAGATTTAGTAAATTTTATGCACCAACGACCAAAGAAGCACCAAAAGACGCATCTTTGCCAAGTCATAAATTTTTAATAAGAGGTGGATTTGTCGAGCAGATAGGCTCAGGACTTTATAACTATCTACCGCTTGGAAAGATCATGCATGAGAAAATTTCTCGTATCGCGCGAGAGGAGATGGATGAGGCTGGTGCGCTAGAGGTTAGCTTTAGCGTGGTCACTTCAGGCGAGCTTTGGAAGCAAAGTGGACGTTACAATGTCTTTGGCAAGGAGCTTTTGCGCTTTAAAGATAGAAAAGAGAATGACTTTGTTATAAGCCCTACAAACGAAGAGGCAGCCGTTGCTTTGGTACGTGGTAAGGTGACTAGCTACAAGCAGTTACCGCTAAATTTATACCAGATAAATACTAAATTCCGTGACGAAGCAAGACCACGCTTTGGATTGCTAAGAGGACGAGAATTCACGATGAAAGATGCTTATAGCTTTCACTCAAGCAAAGAGGATCTAAAGCGTGAGTTTGACCTTATGGAGGCAACTTATAGTAAAATTTTTACCCGCCTAGGGCTAAATTTTAGAGCTGTTGAGGCTGATAGTGGAGCTATCGGTGGTAGCGGCAGTAAAGAATTTATGGTGCTTGCAAGTAATGGCGAGGACGATATACTTTGCTGCGAGGCTTGCAGATACGCTGCAAACGTCGAGGCTGCAAGACGCAAGCCAAGAGTTAGTGAGACTGAGGCTCCAGAGGCGGACGCAGCTAAATTTCTAACGCCAAATGCAAAAACCATAAAAGACGTGGCGGAATTTTTCAAAATTAGCGAGTTTTACTGCATAAAAGCTGTTATGAAAAAGGCTATCTACGAGGACAAGGAAGAGGTCGTGGTCTTTTTCGTAAGGGGCGATGACGAGCTTCAAGAGACAAAGGCGCAAAATGCTTGCAAGGCGCTCGAACTTGTCGATGCTAGTGAAGAAGAGATTATAAAAGCTGGGCTTGTGGCTGGATTTTGCGGGCCAGTTGGGCTAAAAGATGTGAAATTTTTTATAGACAACGAGCTAAAAGGCGCAAATAATATGATATGTGGTGCCAACGAAAAGGATTACCACTTTGTTGGCGTTAGTGTTAGCGGATTTAACGAAGAGAGATTTAAAGATCTTGTAAAGGTAAAAGAGGGCGATAAATGTCCAGAGTGTGGTGGAAATTTAAAGCTTAGCAAGGGTATCGAGGTCGGTCATATCTTTCAGCTAGGTGATAAATATTCAGCTGCGATGAACGCTACATATCTTGATGAAAATGGCAAGGCAAAGCCATTTTTGATGGGCTGCTACGGTATTGGTATCAGTAGACTAATAGCCGTAATGATAGAGGCTAGCCACGACGAGAAGGGCTGCATCTGGAAAAAAGAGTGCGCACCGTTTGACGTCGAGATCATCATTTCAAATTTAAAAGACGAAGAGGGTGTGAAATTTGCGTTCGAGCTTTACGAGAGCCTTAAAAAAGCTGGCGTTAGCGTCATCATCGATGATAGAAACGAGAGATTTGGCGTTAAGATGAATGATTTTGAACTCATCGGCTTCCCTTATGCGCTGCTTGTGGGTAAAGAATTTGCAAATGGCAAGGTCGAGTTTATCACAAGAGATGGGCTAAGCAAAGAGGCCATAGGCGCAAACGACGCCTTTAGAAAGATAAAAGAAAGCTTATGA
- a CDS encoding FxsA family protein, with product MRFFAFLFFLIEAIFIYLFVDKFGFLNYFLEVLVSGFVGIALLFNAGFSSLNSPQVAFKSFLGRNLFSQLGLSFGGMLLFLPGILTDIFGIAVVIFSLIFKKNVAKNESYQEFKFQNFSEQGTKKDEGEIIDVEVVEEPKRVN from the coding sequence ATGAGATTTTTTGCATTTTTGTTTTTTTTGATAGAAGCGATATTTATCTATCTTTTTGTTGATAAATTTGGCTTTTTAAACTATTTTCTCGAGGTGCTAGTCTCTGGATTTGTAGGTATTGCACTTCTTTTTAATGCTGGATTTTCTAGCTTAAATTCGCCTCAAGTGGCGTTTAAGAGCTTTCTTGGCAGAAATTTATTCAGCCAGTTAGGGCTTAGCTTTGGCGGAATGCTTTTATTTCTGCCGGGAATTTTAACAGATATTTTTGGCATAGCCGTAGTTATTTTTTCTTTGATATTTAAGAAAAATGTGGCAAAAAACGAGAGCTATCAGGAGTTTAAATTTCAAAATTTTAGCGAGCAAGGCACTAAAAAAGATGAGGGCGAGATTATCGACGTTGAGGTTGTAGAAGAGCCAAAAAGAGTAAATTAG
- the hemC gene encoding hydroxymethylbilane synthase — protein MKEIKIATRKSILALWQSEHIKARIESKHNDIKVELIGMKTKGDVILDTPLAKIGGKGLFTKELEDSMLKGETDIAVHSLKDVPVVFPEGLKLAAICSREDTRDAMISEKFAKFSDLPHGAKVGTTSLRRKMQLLIMRPDLEIISLRGNVQTRLRKLKEGEFDAIILAMAGINRLNIKAEVAHIYTFGFDEMIPAMGQGALGVEARDEKKILDEISFLNDENAVIETTIERDFVSVLEGGCQVPIGISARLKGDEISIDAIVGLPDGSEFIKDSLKVSKDKFQSVGKELAHKFIEKGARELLKRAEEMA, from the coding sequence ATGAAAGAGATAAAAATAGCAACTAGAAAGAGCATCTTAGCACTTTGGCAAAGCGAACATATCAAAGCTAGAATAGAATCAAAACATAATGATATAAAAGTTGAGCTTATTGGTATGAAGACAAAGGGCGACGTGATCCTTGACACGCCACTTGCAAAGATCGGAGGTAAGGGGCTTTTTACAAAAGAGCTTGAAGATAGTATGCTAAAAGGCGAGACTGACATTGCAGTGCATAGTTTAAAAGACGTGCCTGTCGTATTTCCAGAAGGACTAAAGCTAGCAGCCATCTGCTCACGTGAGGACACCAGAGATGCTATGATAAGTGAAAAATTTGCTAAATTTAGCGACCTACCGCACGGCGCAAAAGTTGGTACAACTAGCTTACGTCGCAAGATGCAGCTACTTATCATGAGGCCTGATCTTGAGATCATTTCGCTTCGTGGAAATGTGCAAACTAGGCTTAGAAAGCTAAAAGAGGGCGAATTTGACGCAATCATTTTGGCGATGGCTGGCATAAATCGCTTAAATATCAAGGCTGAAGTGGCACATATCTACACATTTGGTTTTGACGAGATGATACCTGCAATGGGGCAGGGTGCTCTTGGGGTAGAGGCTAGAGATGAGAAGAAAATTTTAGATGAGATCTCTTTTTTAAACGACGAAAATGCGGTTATAGAAACGACCATAGAGCGTGATTTTGTAAGCGTTTTAGAAGGCGGCTGCCAGGTACCAATTGGCATAAGTGCAAGGCTAAAAGGTGATGAAATTTCTATCGATGCGATCGTTGGTCTGCCTGATGGAAGCGAGTTTATAAAAGATAGCTTAAAGGTCAGCAAAGACAAATTTCAAAGTGTCGGCAAGGAGCTAGCTCATAAATTTATAGAAAAAGGAGCTAGAGAGCTGCTAAAACGCGCCGAGGAGATGGCGTAG